CGACGATTGAGTCGGCATGGGGACCGACGAGTGAGTCGGCCGTTCTGTCGGTGCCTCGTCCACTAGGATGGACCATGTCCAACTATGGGGTGGAGGTACGGGTGTTCGAAGCATCTCAGGCGCGTTCGCGCGCAGTCGTTCGGCGGGGTGCCGCGGTCGTGGCGGCGCTCGCCGCAGGGGCACTGGCGCTCAGCGGATGCGCGACAGCGCCCGACGCGTCCGAGAGTGCACTGCAGGCCGAACGGTTCCCGGGGGTCTACGCACAGACCATCGAGTGGGGCGCGTGCGGCGAGGACTTCGGGCTCGGGGACGCCCTGTCGACCGCCCTCGATGAGCGCGGCGCTCCGATCGAGTCGATCCGGTGCGCCATGATCGAGGCGCCACTCGACTGGAATGCTCCGACGAGCCACGAGACGATCGAGCTCGCGGCGGTCCACATCCCGTCGAGCGGGACCGGTGAACCGATCGGAACGCTCCTCAGCAACCCCGGTGGGCCCGGCGAGAGCGGGCTGTCCCTCGCGCTGCAACTCACGACGACCCCGGGGTTCGACGACGTCCACGCGCAGTACGACATCCTCGGCTTCGATCCGCGCGGCATCGGCCGGAGCACTCCCGTCGAGTGCGACGCCGTCTCGACCCTGAAGGAGGTGAACCTCGCGACGTGCGCGGCCGAGCACCCGATCGCACTCAGCATGGGGACCTCGCAGGTGGCGCGCGACATGGATCTCTTGCGCGCGCTCATGCACGACGACCGGATGCACTACGTCGGCTACTCGTACGGCACGATGCTGGGAGGGACGTACTCGACGCTCTTCCCGGAGCGCGTCGGGCGCATGGTGCTCGACAGTGCGGCGCCCGGCAACTGGGCGAGTCCGATCGGCAACTTCAACCAGTCGATCGCGATCGCAGACCAGCTGAACGCGCTGCTCGACGACTGCGGGACGCGGTACGAGGTCTCGTCGTGTCCGCTCGACAGTCAGACGTTCCCCGAGACCACCGCCGCGCTCGATGCGGCCCCGCTCATCGCGAGCGACGGCACGGAGGTGACGGGCGACGCCCTCGTCAGCTCCCTGATCTCGGCGCTCTACCAGCGGCAGGTGGGGCGCGAGCTCTCGCTCGAACTCGCGGCGGCGGTCGTGTCGGGCGACCAGAGCGCCATCGATGCGCTCGCCGCCGAGATGAGCGGGGGCGGCAGCGCGGTGACCCTGGACGGGACGATCGTGAAGTGCCACTCGTTCCCCGCCGACCCCGACCTGGTGGGCCTCCTCGAGCGCATCGACGAGACCGGGATCCCGCCGATCCTCGGGGGACCGGACGTCACCGACGACTCACTGCGCGACCTCGTGAGCATGGCCTGCGATGCCCTGCCGAACAGCGGCGACGACATCACGGACACGTTCAGCGGGTCGCCGGACGCGCCGATCCTCGTCATCGGCATCACGGGCGACCATGCGACGCCCTACGCGGGGGCGGAACGGCTCGTGAGCGAGCTCGGCAATGCGCGGCTGCTGACACTCGAGGGGACGGGGCACGGCGCCTCGTTCATGAATCGCTCCACGTGCGCCGATGACGTTGCGACCGACTACCTGCTGTCGGGTGAGCTGCCGCCGAAGGGCACGGTCTGCACCGACGACTGAGCGGCAGAGCCACTGAGCTGCCACGTCCTCGCCGAGCTGCCACCGGTTTCGCGTGAATCGGGTGGCAGCTCGGCGAGCGGGATGGCAGCTCGGCGAGAGGGTGGGGTGGGCTCGCCGGCGCGAGCAGCAGGCTCATACTCCGGGCCAGACCCCGGGCTCAGACCCCGAGCACGACCCAGCGCTCGCCGCGCGCCCGGATCCCGAGCGTGACAGCGCGGGCGAGCATGAACGCGATCGTGAATCCGGCGGTGAGCGCGACGAGCGCCGCGGTCCCGCTCGGCACCAGCACCGTGATCGCCCACAGCACGGGGAGATACACCGCCAGGTTCGCGAGGCTCGTCCACGCGAGGTAGCGCGCGTCGCCGGCACCCATCAGTACGCCGTCGAGCACAAACACGAGCCCGCCGAGCGGCAGCGAGATGCCGAGCACGAGCACGGCGGGCGGCAGGATCGCGAGCACCGCCTCGTCGCTCGTGAAGACGCGCCCGATCACGGGGCTCGCGAGGGCGAGCAGCACCCCCATCGCCGCCCCGGACGCGATGCCCCAGGTGACCGTGCGCCGCACGATGGCCCGGGCTCGCGCCGCGTCGCGGGATCCGAGCGCGTCCCCGATCAGCGCCTGCGCCGCGATGGCCAGGGCATCGAGCGCGAACGCGGCGGTGGTGAACACCGTGAAGACGACCTGGTAGCCCGCGGTCGATGCCGTGCCGTGGCTCGTCGCGGCGAACACCGTCGCGAGCAGGGCGGCGCGGAGCCCGACGGTGCGGAGGAAGAGCCAGCCGCCGCTCCGACCGGCGTGCCCGAGTCCGTCGCGGCGGGGGAGGAACCCGGCGCCCGCCCGCCGGGCGTGACGCACGATCACCACGACGTACACGGCCACCATGCCCCACTGCGCGACCACGGTGCCCCAGGCGCTGCCGCCGATCCCGAACCCGAGTCCGTAGATGAACCACCAGTTGAGCAGCGCGTTGGCCGTGAAGCCGATCACCGCGACCGCGAGCGGGGTGCGGGTGTCCTGCAGACCGCGCAGCAGCCCGCTCGCCGCGAAGACGACGAGCATGGCCGGGATCCCGAAGCACGAGATCGTGAGGTAGGTGGTCGCCTGCTCCGCGGTGTCCGCCGCGACCCCGAACACGGCGACGAGCGGGGCGCCGGCCGCGTACAGCCCGGCCCCACGACGGCGCCGATCCCGAGCGCGAGCCAGAGCCCGTCGATCCCGGCCTGCACGGCGCCTCGGAGATCGCCGGCACCGCGGCGGCGCGCCACGATCGGGGTCGTCGAGTAGGCGAGGAAGATCATGAGACCCACGGCCGTCTGGAGGATCGCGGCCGCGACGGCGAGACCCGCGAGCGGCACCGCACCGAGGTGTCCGATGAGAGCCGAGTCGACCACGAGGAACATGGGTTCGGCGATGAGGGCACCGAGCGCCGGGATCGCGAGGTGGGCGATGCTGCGGTCGATCCGCCGCCGTTCGCCCGCCGCCTGTGCACTCACCCTGCCACGCTACCCCGTGCGATCGCTAGGCTGGGGCCATGACCCACGACGCGCTCACCTCCGGTATCGACCTCACCGAACTCGACCCCGCGATCCGCCCGCACGACGACCTCTACCGGCACGTCAACGGCAAGTGGATCGAGCGCACCGAGATCCCCGCCGACAAGGCCCGCTACGGCTCGTTCGCGGTGCTCGCCGAGAACGCCGAGGAGGCGGTCCGCGACATCATCACCGGCACCGAGGCGCCCGCACCCGGGCCCCTCGCCGCAGACGCCTCCGAGGGCGACAAGGTCGCCGCGCTCTACGCGAGCTTCATGGACCTGGAGCGCGCCGATGCGCTCGGCGCCGAGCCCATCGCCGAGGATCTCGCGCGCGTGCGGGCGCTCACGTCGATCCCCGAGCTGATCGCCCTCGTCGGCGAGCTCGAGCGCCAGGGGCTCGGCGGCTTCGCCGGCATGTTCGTCGACAACGACCCGGGCGACCCGGCCCGCTACATCGTGTTCGTGATGCAGGGCGGCATCGGTCTGCCCGACGAGTCCTACTACCGAGAGGAGCAGTTCGCCCAGGTGCGCGAGCAGTACCGCGCCCACATCGCGCGCATGCTCCAGCTCGCGGGCGTCGAGGGGGCGGATCGCCTCGCGGAGCTCGCGTTCGACCTCGAGACCCGGATCGCGGCGTCGCACTGGGACAAGGTCGCGAGCCGCGACATCCAGAAGCTCTACAACCTCCGCACGTTCGCGGGGCTCCAGGAGATCACGCCCGAGCTCGACTGGTCAGCGTACCTCGCGGCCATGGGCGCCCCCGAGAGTGCGTTCGCCGAGGTCGTCGTGGGCCAGCCCGAGGCCGTGGCGGGGGTCGCGAAGCTGCTCGTCGCCGAGGAGCTCGACGCCTGGAAGGCGTGGCTCGCGTGGTCGATCGTGCGCAGCTCGGCGGCGCTGCTCTCGCAGGAGCTGTCGCGCGCGAACTTCGACTTCTACGGCACCGCGCTCACCGGTGCGACGGAGCAGCGGGATCGCTGGCGCCGCGGCGTCTCCTTCGTCGAGGGATCGATGGGCGAGGCCGTGGGGCGGCTGTACGTCGAACGCCACTTCGATGAGGACGCGAAGGCGGCCATGGACGGGCTCGTCGAGCACCTCATCGAGGCGTACCGCGAGTCGATCGAGCAGCTCGACTGGATGAGCCCGGAGACGAAGGTGCGTGCGCTCGAGAAGCTCGACCGTTTCACCCCGAAGATCGGCTACCCGGTGAAGTGGCGCGACTACTCCGCGATCACCGTCGACTCGGGCGACCTCGTGGGCAACTCGCGCCAGGTCGCGGAGTACGAGTTCACCCGCGAGCTCGGCAAGGTCGGCAAGCCGATCGACCGCGACGAGTGGTTCATGACCCCGCAGACCGTCAACGCCTACTACAACCCCGGCTTCAACGAGATCGTGTTCCCCGCGGCGATCCTGCAGCCGCCGTTCTTCGACAAGCGCGTCGACGCGGCCGCGAACTTCGGGGCCATCGGCGCCGTGATCGGTCACGAGATCGGCCACGGCTTCGACGACCAGGGATCCCGCTACGACGGCGACGGCAAGCTCACCGACTGGTGGACCGAGGCGGATCGCACCGCGTTCGAGGAGCGCACGGGCGCGCTCATCGGCCAGTACAACGCTCTCTCGCCGGAGGGCGCGGACGGGCAGACGGTCAACGGCGAGCTCACGATCGGCGAGAACATCGGCGACCTCGGCGGCCTCGCAATCGCCTGGCGCGCGTACCTCCGGTCGCTCGACGGCGCCGAGCCGCCGGTGATCGACGGACTCACCGGTGCGGAGCGCTTCTTCCTGTCGTGGGCGCAGGCCTGGCAGCAGAAGTCGCGCCCCGCCGAAACCGTGCGGCTGCTCACGATCGATCCGCACTCGCCGAACGAGTTCCGCTGCAACCAGATCGTCGCGAACCTCGACGCGTTCCACGAGGCGTACGACACGAAGCCGGGCGACCGGCTGTGGCTGGAGCCCGAGCAGCGCGTCAGGATCTGGTAGCCCGCGACGTTCGGCGGAAGATGCGGCGACGGGTCGGCCGGTCGGGCTGGTCCGGCTGACCGGCCGGGTTCGCCAGCTCTGACGGGCTCGGCTCGCCGGCTTCGATCGCGGTCACCCGCGGCGCGGTGAGTTCCGCGGGGAGCACGAGCGGAGGCGGCCCGAAGGCGGTGCGGGATCGCGCCACGACGCGGCGCGCGAGCACGTAGTTGCCGACGCCGCCGATCACGGCGCCGACGCCGTACGGGATCGCCTTGCCGATGACCGAGGCGCTCCCGGTCGTGGCGACCTTGCGCAGGAACATGCCCTTGAGCTGATCCACCAGCGGCGCGAGCATCTGCCGAGGCAGGACCGAGCCGACGAACTCGCCCCAGAAGGTCGACCGGCTCGCGCCGCCCTTGGCCTGCGAGGTGACCTGCCGGAGGAGCGTCAGCCCCTCGTCCCCGAGCAGCAGCGTGAGGATGATCGCGCGCGCCCGATCCGGATTCTCCAGGGTGATGCCGTGCACCTCCGCCAGCGAGTGCGCGTACAGCGCCGTCGCCTCGAGGAACCCGACGGTCTCGGCGCTCGCGAGCGCGAGGGCCGCGACGGTGCCGACGGCGGGCACGGCCGCGGTCGCTCCGACGGCGCTGCCGCCCGCCGTGACCGCGGCGATGTACCGGGTCTCCAGTGCACGGGTGAGCGCGACGGGGGTGGCCGTGCGGTGCTTCGCGGCGACGCGGCGGAGGTGGGCGACGACGATCGGACGCTGGATCGAGAGCACGCGGTCGACGGCGCGATCGAGCCAGGGCAGGGCGGGGTCCGCGGGCGCGGGCGGCGTCGACGTCGTGAGGATGGTCGGGATCGCAACAGGCGCGGGGGCCGCTGCGGGCGCGGTCTGCGCCAGGTCCGGCACCGGCTCGGGCGCAGGAACCGGCACGGTCCGTGGAT
Above is a genomic segment from Leucobacter rhizosphaerae containing:
- a CDS encoding alpha/beta hydrolase; the encoded protein is MSNYGVEVRVFEASQARSRAVVRRGAAVVAALAAGALALSGCATAPDASESALQAERFPGVYAQTIEWGACGEDFGLGDALSTALDERGAPIESIRCAMIEAPLDWNAPTSHETIELAAVHIPSSGTGEPIGTLLSNPGGPGESGLSLALQLTTTPGFDDVHAQYDILGFDPRGIGRSTPVECDAVSTLKEVNLATCAAEHPIALSMGTSQVARDMDLLRALMHDDRMHYVGYSYGTMLGGTYSTLFPERVGRMVLDSAAPGNWASPIGNFNQSIAIADQLNALLDDCGTRYEVSSCPLDSQTFPETTAALDAAPLIASDGTEVTGDALVSSLISALYQRQVGRELSLELAAAVVSGDQSAIDALAAEMSGGGSAVTLDGTIVKCHSFPADPDLVGLLERIDETGIPPILGGPDVTDDSLRDLVSMACDALPNSGDDITDTFSGSPDAPILVIGITGDHATPYAGAERLVSELGNARLLTLEGTGHGASFMNRSTCADDVATDYLLSGELPPKGTVCTDD
- a CDS encoding MATE family efflux transporter, with the translated sequence MFGVAADTAEQATTYLTISCFGIPAMLVVFAASGLLRGLQDTRTPLAVAVIGFTANALLNWWFIYGLGFGIGGSAWGTVVAQWGMVAVYVVVIVRHARRAGAGFLPRRDGLGHAGRSGGWLFLRTVGLRAALLATVFAATSHGTASTAGYQVVFTVFTTAAFALDALAIAAQALIGDALGSRDAARARAIVRRTVTWGIASGAAMGVLLALASPVIGRVFTSDEAVLAILPPAVLVLGISLPLGGLVFVLDGVLMGAGDARYLAWTSLANLAVYLPVLWAITVLVPSGTAALVALTAGFTIAFMLARAVTLGIRARGERWVVLGV
- a CDS encoding M13 family metallopeptidase, with protein sequence MTHDALTSGIDLTELDPAIRPHDDLYRHVNGKWIERTEIPADKARYGSFAVLAENAEEAVRDIITGTEAPAPGPLAADASEGDKVAALYASFMDLERADALGAEPIAEDLARVRALTSIPELIALVGELERQGLGGFAGMFVDNDPGDPARYIVFVMQGGIGLPDESYYREEQFAQVREQYRAHIARMLQLAGVEGADRLAELAFDLETRIAASHWDKVASRDIQKLYNLRTFAGLQEITPELDWSAYLAAMGAPESAFAEVVVGQPEAVAGVAKLLVAEELDAWKAWLAWSIVRSSAALLSQELSRANFDFYGTALTGATEQRDRWRRGVSFVEGSMGEAVGRLYVERHFDEDAKAAMDGLVEHLIEAYRESIEQLDWMSPETKVRALEKLDRFTPKIGYPVKWRDYSAITVDSGDLVGNSRQVAEYEFTRELGKVGKPIDRDEWFMTPQTVNAYYNPGFNEIVFPAAILQPPFFDKRVDAAANFGAIGAVIGHEIGHGFDDQGSRYDGDGKLTDWWTEADRTAFEERTGALIGQYNALSPEGADGQTVNGELTIGENIGDLGGLAIAWRAYLRSLDGAEPPVIDGLTGAERFFLSWAQAWQQKSRPAETVRLLTIDPHSPNEFRCNQIVANLDAFHEAYDTKPGDRLWLEPEQRVRIW